The Cloeon dipterum chromosome X, ieCloDipt1.1, whole genome shotgun sequence genome includes a window with the following:
- the mRpS16 gene encoding small ribosomal subunit protein bS16m, whose protein sequence is MAAKRIIHWRNVIKPASGGASYKDDSKKIIRFVRMGCANRPFFHIVVAEQRTDQHMPVIEQVGSYDPLPNERNQKLVAFNFERIQHWLARGVNLTDPVAELLGLSGYLPIHPRTYMTAWRNRIKAKEESKEKN, encoded by the exons atGGCTGCCAAGAGGATAATTCACTGGAGAAACGTTATCAAACCAGCCAGCGGAGGAGCTTCATACAAAGATGAttcgaagaaaataattagatttgTCCGCATGGGCTGCGCAAACAGACCATTCTTCCATATCGTCGTTGCAGAg caacGCACCGACCAGCACATGCCAGTAATTGAACAGGTCGGCTCGTATGATCCGTTGCCAAATGAAAGAAACCAAAAGCTAGTGgcattcaattttgaaaggatACAACACTGGCTTGCAAGAGGAGTTAACCTGACTGATCCTGTTGCTGAACTTTTAG GTCTTTCTGGATATTTGCCCATTCACCCAAGAACATACATGACTGCTTGGAGGAATAGGATC
- the Tcs6 gene encoding uncharacterized protein Tcs6 isoform X2 — protein sequence MTSSLVLTVPFASKREAEIVYDVLRVDEEPKRGGTKKTLKLIDSTIEVSFEAPEVRHLRVASNSFFEHLILVQETIKAFGPPKTEKYEHW from the exons ATGACTTCGTCCCT GGTGTTGACTGTCCCATTCGCTTCTAAGCGTGAAGCTGAAATTGTTTATGATGTCCTCAGAGTGGATGAAGAGCCTAAACGTGGAGGCACAAAGAAAACGCTGAAGCTAATCGATTCAACAATTGAAGT ttccTTTGAAGCCCCTGAAGTGAGGCATTTGAGGGTGGCATCCAACTCATTTTTTGAACACCTCATTCTCGTCCAAGAGACCATCAAAGCATTCGGACCACCAAAGACGGAGAAATATGAGCACTGGTAG
- the Tcs6 gene encoding uncharacterized protein Tcs6 isoform X1, protein MNFLIICRVLTVPFASKREAEIVYDVLRVDEEPKRGGTKKTLKLIDSTIEVSFEAPEVRHLRVASNSFFEHLILVQETIKAFGPPKTEKYEHW, encoded by the exons ATGAATTTTCTTATTATCTGTAGGGTGTTGACTGTCCCATTCGCTTCTAAGCGTGAAGCTGAAATTGTTTATGATGTCCTCAGAGTGGATGAAGAGCCTAAACGTGGAGGCACAAAGAAAACGCTGAAGCTAATCGATTCAACAATTGAAGT ttccTTTGAAGCCCCTGAAGTGAGGCATTTGAGGGTGGCATCCAACTCATTTTTTGAACACCTCATTCTCGTCCAAGAGACCATCAAAGCATTCGGACCACCAAAGACGGAGAAATATGAGCACTGGTAG